From Pararhodobacter zhoushanensis, the proteins below share one genomic window:
- a CDS encoding polyketide synthase has product MPVPVAVVGMACRFPGADSTGALAELLRSGGSGIGPVPADRRALWGPSPALPPAAGLLDGIDRFDRHPFRISASEAPLLDPQQRLALEMAWHALEDAGLSPAALDGMFAGVYIGAGSSDHAMRMARAGLVAGNPHLPNALQNAAITGRVSYCLGLTGPSLTVDTACSSALTAVTLAGDALRLGHCDMALAGGVSVLLAPEGFSALESSRVLSARGQTRSFDAAADGFVRSEGCGMLVLKRLPDALADGDRIHAVLAGWATGQDGRSNGLSAPSRVAQVQVITRAMQAAGVTRDQIGAIEAQGSGTVLGDLIETRALGDVFAGRSEAPAALGSIKAAIGNLEAAAGIAGLIKTILMVRDGFIPVQPCFTDPSPQVDWDTLPLEVPRATRDWPGPHRVAGVSAFGMSGLNAHVIVAGADGHSAPAADPAGTSALFLLSAASPAALVARAAQLHAALDAPEASLARIAAAVTRRWSGLPLRAGFTARTVDEAKAAARRIAADPPGRPARLMGKIALETAQPLAPATVAQLRRICPDLVDGPQDITRAAPVRVAVPDGTASGDAAASALLALHLAGATLVAQRLAPADPALPALPGYPFDRQRCWYDDWPAAGKG; this is encoded by the coding sequence GTGCCGGTCCCCGTCGCGGTGGTCGGCATGGCCTGCCGTTTTCCGGGGGCGGACTCAACCGGGGCGCTGGCAGAGCTGCTGCGCTCGGGCGGCAGCGGGATCGGGCCGGTCCCTGCCGACCGGCGTGCGCTTTGGGGGCCATCCCCGGCCCTGCCGCCCGCCGCCGGGTTGCTGGACGGCATCGACCGTTTTGACCGGCATCCGTTCCGCATCTCTGCCAGCGAGGCCCCGCTGCTGGACCCGCAGCAGCGTCTGGCTCTGGAAATGGCATGGCACGCGCTCGAGGATGCCGGGCTGTCTCCGGCGGCACTCGATGGGATGTTCGCCGGTGTCTATATCGGTGCCGGGTCGTCAGATCACGCGATGCGCATGGCCCGCGCGGGGTTGGTGGCTGGCAATCCCCATCTGCCCAACGCGCTGCAAAATGCGGCGATCACGGGCCGGGTGAGCTATTGTCTGGGCCTGACCGGGCCGTCGCTGACCGTCGATACCGCCTGCTCATCGGCGCTGACCGCCGTGACTCTGGCCGGTGACGCGCTCCGTCTGGGGCATTGCGACATGGCGCTGGCGGGCGGGGTGAGTGTGTTGCTGGCGCCCGAGGGGTTCTCAGCGCTGGAAAGCTCACGCGTGTTGTCCGCACGCGGGCAAACCCGCTCGTTCGACGCGGCGGCAGACGGGTTTGTCCGCTCCGAAGGCTGCGGGATGCTGGTGCTCAAGCGCCTGCCTGACGCGCTTGCCGATGGTGACCGCATCCACGCCGTGCTTGCGGGCTGGGCAACCGGACAGGACGGTCGCAGCAACGGGCTGAGCGCGCCGTCACGTGTCGCGCAGGTGCAGGTGATCACCCGGGCAATGCAGGCAGCCGGGGTCACGCGCGACCAGATCGGCGCAATCGAGGCGCAGGGCTCGGGCACCGTGCTGGGCGACCTGATCGAGACGCGGGCGCTGGGCGATGTCTTCGCCGGGCGGTCCGAGGCTCCGGCGGCGCTGGGGTCGATCAAGGCAGCCATCGGGAATCTTGAGGCCGCGGCGGGTATTGCCGGGCTGATCAAGACGATCCTGATGGTGCGCGACGGGTTCATCCCGGTGCAGCCCTGCTTCACTGACCCGTCGCCGCAGGTGGATTGGGACACCCTGCCGCTTGAGGTGCCACGCGCGACGCGCGATTGGCCAGGGCCGCACCGGGTGGCGGGGGTCAGCGCGTTTGGCATGAGCGGCCTCAACGCCCATGTGATCGTCGCGGGCGCAGACGGCCATTCCGCGCCTGCTGCCGACCCTGCGGGCACGTCGGCGCTGTTCCTGCTGTCGGCGGCCAGCCCCGCCGCCTTGGTCGCGCGGGCTGCCCAGCTTCACGCGGCGCTGGACGCGCCTGAGGCCTCGCTTGCGCGCATTGCCGCCGCTGTCACGCGCCGCTGGTCGGGACTGCCCCTGCGCGCCGGTTTCACCGCGCGGACGGTGGATGAAGCCAAGGCGGCTGCGCGCCGCATCGCCGCCGACCCGCCGGGCCGACCCGCACGCCTGATGGGAAAAATTGCGCTCGAAACGGCGCAGCCGTTGGCACCCGCGACCGTCGCGCAGCTGCGCCGGATCTGCCCGGATCTGGTTGACGGGCCACAGGACATAACGAGGGCCGCGCCCGTGCGGGTGGCCGTGCCAGACGGTACCGCGAGCGGCGACGCGGCCGCATCGGCGCTCCTCGCGCTGCATCTTGCCGGGGCGACGCTGGTAGCACAGCGCCTTGCACCCGCTGACCCGGCGCTGCCAGCGCTTCCGGGCTACCCGTTCGACCGGCAACGCTGCTGGTATGACGACTGGCCTGCGGCAGGAAAGGGATAG
- a CDS encoding TRAP transporter permease yields MADTPTMGDSDVQVSRDFVGYTKIVIASAITIAALLWGADLFRRFGLNILTQQFVAGMLGLCLALTFLHFPFRRLTRRDAVPPHDWVLAAIGLAAGLYLAVEIPNLVDLVLMRPRDGVIAGGALLVLSIEALRRSTGWALPIIVVLFLLYGLFGDFVPGMLQGRATDIERLTAYLAIDVNGMLGLPIIVACTVIIAFLLFGSLLSATGGAEFLSDLSLALMGRYRGGPAKIAVLASLLFGSVSGSAVANVVASGVITIPWMKRSGYSPARAAGIEAVASTGGQLMPPVMGASAFLIAEFLQIPFSQVLLAALVPAILYYLALFIIIDLDAGKAGIKAIPASELPRAGTVLKAGWHYFLPFVVMIYALFSLNWQPQMAVVAAIGALLVTALAFGYKGKRPRIADLFASIYRTGLGALDIIVITAGAGMVIGVLSLTGLGFSLTLTLVSVGEGNLFLLLLISAVVCIILGMGLPTVGVYVLLAALVAPAIVELGVLPISAHLYVMYFGLLSFLTPPVAVAAYAAATIAKADPLSTALHSMRLGWTAYIVPFLFVSSPALVMQGAPLEIVLATSTAVFGVFLCSVGMVGFMVRPLGPLHRLVFFVTGILALVPYNAFAGADYTDVIGVLLGVVLLGWEFWHRYSTARRIALADAAD; encoded by the coding sequence ATGGCGGATACGCCGACCATGGGCGACAGTGACGTACAGGTCTCTCGTGATTTTGTGGGCTATACAAAGATCGTGATCGCCTCGGCGATCACGATTGCGGCGCTGCTTTGGGGGGCCGATCTTTTCCGCCGTTTCGGGCTGAACATCCTGACCCAACAATTCGTTGCGGGCATGCTGGGGCTGTGTCTGGCCCTGACCTTCCTGCATTTTCCGTTCCGGCGCTTGACGAGGCGCGACGCGGTGCCGCCGCATGACTGGGTCCTGGCGGCAATCGGGCTGGCCGCGGGCCTCTACCTGGCGGTCGAGATCCCCAATCTGGTGGATCTGGTGCTGATGCGCCCGCGCGACGGGGTGATCGCGGGCGGTGCACTTCTGGTGCTGAGCATCGAGGCGCTGCGCCGCTCGACCGGCTGGGCGCTGCCGATCATCGTGGTCTTGTTCCTGCTCTACGGGCTGTTTGGCGATTTCGTACCCGGCATGCTGCAGGGCCGCGCCACCGATATCGAACGGCTGACCGCCTATCTGGCGATCGATGTGAACGGCATGCTGGGCCTGCCGATCATCGTGGCCTGCACGGTGATCATCGCGTTCTTGCTGTTCGGCAGCCTGTTGTCGGCCACCGGCGGGGCCGAGTTTCTGTCCGACCTGTCGCTGGCGCTGATGGGGCGCTACCGGGGCGGACCGGCCAAGATCGCCGTGCTGGCCTCGCTGCTGTTCGGCTCGGTGTCGGGCAGTGCGGTGGCCAATGTCGTCGCCTCGGGGGTGATCACCATCCCGTGGATGAAACGCTCGGGCTATTCGCCCGCCCGCGCGGCGGGGATCGAGGCCGTGGCCTCGACCGGCGGGCAGTTGATGCCGCCGGTGATGGGGGCGTCGGCCTTTTTGATCGCCGAGTTCCTGCAGATCCCGTTCTCGCAGGTGCTGCTGGCGGCGCTGGTGCCGGCGATCCTGTATTATCTGGCGCTGTTCATCATCATTGATCTGGACGCGGGCAAGGCCGGGATCAAGGCGATCCCGGCGTCCGAGCTGCCCCGGGCGGGCACGGTGCTCAAGGCGGGCTGGCATTACTTCCTGCCCTTCGTGGTGATGATCTACGCGCTGTTCTCGCTGAACTGGCAGCCGCAGATGGCCGTTGTCGCCGCCATCGGCGCGCTGTTGGTGACGGCGCTGGCCTTTGGCTACAAGGGCAAGCGGCCAAGGATCGCGGATCTCTTCGCCTCGATCTATCGCACCGGGCTGGGGGCGCTGGATATCATCGTGATCACCGCCGGGGCCGGTATGGTGATCGGCGTGCTGTCGCTGACCGGGCTGGGGTTCAGCCTGACGTTGACGCTGGTTTCCGTCGGCGAAGGCAATCTGTTCCTGCTGCTGCTGATTTCGGCGGTGGTGTGCATCATTCTGGGCATGGGTTTGCCGACGGTCGGGGTCTATGTCCTGCTGGCGGCGCTGGTTGCCCCGGCGATTGTCGAGCTGGGAGTCCTGCCGATTTCGGCCCATCTTTATGTGATGTATTTCGGCCTGCTGTCCTTTCTGACGCCGCCGGTCGCCGTGGCCGCCTATGCCGCCGCGACCATCGCCAAGGCCGATCCGCTGAGCACGGCGCTGCATTCGATGCGACTGGGATGGACGGCGTATATCGTGCCGTTCCTGTTCGTGTCGTCGCCCGCGCTGGTGATGCAGGGTGCGCCGCTTGAGATCGTGCTGGCCACCTCGACCGCCGTGTTCGGGGTGTTCCTGTGCTCGGTCGGGATGGTGGGGTTCATGGTGCGCCCGCTGGGTCCGCTGCACCGGCTGGTGTTCTTTGTCACCGGCATCCTTGCGCTGGTGCCCTATAACGCCTTTGCCGGGGCGGATTACACCGATGTCATCGGGGTGCTGCTGGGCGTCGTGCTGCTGGGGTGGGAGTTCTGGCACCGCTACAGCACGGCGCGGCGGATTGCGCTGGCCGACGCGGCGGACTGA
- a CDS encoding LysR family transcriptional regulator yields the protein MTRRLDLNALLLFYETVNARSINKAALKLGMPKSTISRKLTALEQELGSTLLKRGQRALGLTEIGHALYLRCESIAQELENADLHTTKMQEEMSGVLRISMPVFFVSWISRPLADFAKEFPGLRLEVEAQNRVVDVAEEPFDVAIHFGLPAETHNPMRRLAELPRSFYASPGYLALRGPLAGLDDLVNHDVILHQYQQRDRVFPDMHLPDGTTVALTPRVVVNHAVLVQELVLQDLGLGLMPDIMCKQDVAAGRLIRLPLDWTSPPLLISATYLERRYAPRKMRALLDRITEHLKTQA from the coding sequence ATGACGCGACGACTGGATCTCAATGCGTTGCTTTTGTTTTATGAAACGGTGAACGCGCGCAGCATCAACAAGGCAGCGCTCAAGCTGGGCATGCCCAAATCCACCATCAGCCGCAAATTGACCGCCCTTGAGCAAGAGTTGGGATCGACCCTGTTGAAGCGGGGTCAACGGGCGCTGGGACTGACCGAAATCGGCCACGCGCTGTATCTGCGCTGTGAAAGCATCGCGCAGGAGCTGGAAAACGCCGACCTGCACACGACCAAGATGCAGGAAGAGATGAGCGGCGTTCTGCGGATCAGCATGCCGGTGTTCTTTGTCAGCTGGATCAGCCGCCCGCTGGCGGATTTCGCCAAGGAATTCCCCGGTCTGCGGTTAGAGGTCGAAGCCCAGAACCGCGTTGTCGATGTGGCGGAAGAGCCTTTTGACGTGGCGATACACTTTGGTCTGCCCGCCGAAACCCACAACCCGATGCGCCGACTGGCCGAGCTGCCGCGCAGCTTTTACGCCAGCCCCGGCTATCTTGCGCTGCGCGGACCGCTGGCCGGGCTGGACGATCTGGTGAACCACGACGTCATCTTGCACCAATACCAGCAGCGCGACCGGGTGTTTCCCGACATGCACCTGCCGGACGGCACGACGGTGGCGCTGACGCCCCGGGTCGTGGTGAACCACGCGGTGCTGGTGCAGGAACTGGTGTTGCAGGACCTTGGCCTTGGATTGATGCCCGACATCATGTGCAAGCAGGATGTGGCGGCGGGGCGGTTGATCCGGCTGCCGCTGGACTGGACAAGCCCGCCGCTGTTGATCTCGGCGACGTATCTGGAACGCCGCTATGCGCCGCGCAAGATGCGCGCCTTGCTGGACCGGATCACCGAGCATCTCAAGACCCAGGCCTAG
- a CDS encoding AMP-binding protein has product MTFGTARPQTATRPEVRRPIRSLADIEAIEARRYDDVVPVHNTYQMLQRSTALFPDHTALTYLRDGSLDSDVITLTFSDLLADVNRAANALRRLGLKSDETVALLMPSMPEAFVSLFAAQAAGRVCPINYMLAPEHIAHLLDSVNATVLVALGPDPEFDIWAKLPAIRQRSASLREVICIGDAPEPWAHSFAALIAAESPVLSFDVTATRDSIASFFHTGGTTGVPKLVTHTHGNEVHVSWFGGMFYDMGDGDVIINGFPLFHVAGAFVLGGSAIAAGAATLIPSKLGMRSKAFVRDFWPITRRFDVTFLSGGPTFVSTILNRPVGEIDISGVKALFGGGSPMPVETAARFEAAFNVPLRSIYGMTEASGLASVIPRAARRVPGASGWRLPFCEVAVFALSDDGEPDPHTTLPSGVMGALALRGPNISPGYTDPSVTAAAFTAQGWLLTGDMGLVASDGQIVVMGRSKDVIIRSGHNIDPAVIEEALMQHPDVQLCAAVGQPDAYAGELPVAFVQVRPSRTITAQQILEATRGHIPEPAAVPKALYLIDALPLTTTGKIFKPALRRMAVERAFSQQLTALLPDGALESVTCLEEKGARRVEIRLAGDAAPGSEATVAQHMAGFAVPYALVSG; this is encoded by the coding sequence ATGACGTTCGGAACTGCGAGACCCCAAACCGCAACGCGCCCCGAAGTGCGCCGGCCGATCCGCAGCCTTGCTGACATCGAAGCGATCGAAGCCCGGCGTTATGACGACGTCGTGCCGGTTCACAACACGTATCAGATGCTGCAACGCTCGACCGCGCTGTTCCCCGACCATACCGCGCTGACCTATCTGCGCGATGGATCGCTCGACAGCGACGTGATCACGCTGACGTTCAGTGACCTGCTGGCCGATGTGAACCGCGCGGCCAACGCCCTGCGCAGGCTGGGTCTGAAGTCTGACGAAACGGTTGCGCTGTTGATGCCCTCGATGCCCGAGGCCTTCGTGTCGCTCTTTGCCGCGCAGGCCGCCGGGCGGGTCTGCCCGATCAACTACATGCTCGCACCCGAGCATATCGCCCATCTGCTCGACAGCGTGAACGCCACGGTTCTGGTGGCGCTGGGACCGGATCCCGAGTTCGACATCTGGGCGAAACTCCCTGCGATCCGGCAGCGGTCAGCGTCCCTGCGTGAGGTGATCTGCATCGGCGACGCGCCCGAGCCCTGGGCGCACAGTTTCGCCGCCCTCATCGCTGCCGAATCCCCGGTGCTGTCCTTTGACGTCACCGCCACCCGCGACAGCATCGCCAGTTTCTTCCACACCGGCGGCACGACCGGGGTGCCCAAACTGGTCACCCATACCCATGGCAACGAGGTCCATGTCAGCTGGTTCGGCGGCATGTTTTACGACATGGGCGACGGTGATGTGATCATCAACGGCTTTCCGCTGTTCCACGTCGCGGGGGCGTTTGTGCTGGGTGGCAGCGCCATCGCCGCCGGGGCGGCAACGCTGATCCCGTCGAAACTGGGCATGCGCAGCAAGGCGTTTGTGCGGGATTTCTGGCCGATCACCCGCCGCTTTGACGTGACCTTCCTGTCCGGTGGGCCGACCTTTGTGTCGACCATCCTCAACCGCCCTGTCGGCGAGATCGACATCAGCGGCGTGAAGGCGCTGTTTGGCGGCGGCTCACCCATGCCGGTGGAAACCGCCGCCCGGTTCGAGGCTGCCTTCAACGTGCCCTTGCGCAGCATCTATGGCATGACCGAAGCCTCCGGCCTTGCCAGCGTCATCCCCCGCGCCGCCCGGCGGGTGCCGGGCGCGTCTGGCTGGCGGCTGCCGTTCTGCGAAGTGGCCGTGTTCGCGCTGAGTGATGACGGCGAGCCCGACCCGCACACCACCCTGCCATCCGGTGTCATGGGCGCGCTTGCCCTGCGCGGCCCCAACATCAGCCCCGGCTATACCGACCCGTCGGTCACCGCCGCCGCCTTTACCGCGCAAGGCTGGCTGCTCACCGGTGACATGGGGCTGGTCGCTTCGGATGGGCAGATCGTCGTGATGGGCCGCTCGAAAGACGTCATCATCCGCAGCGGCCACAACATTGACCCGGCGGTGATCGAGGAAGCCTTGATGCAGCACCCCGATGTGCAGCTGTGTGCCGCCGTCGGCCAGCCCGACGCCTATGCCGGTGAACTGCCCGTTGCGTTTGTTCAGGTCCGTCCGTCCCGCACGATCACTGCGCAGCAGATCCTTGAGGCAACGCGCGGGCACATCCCCGAGCCCGCGGCGGTCCCCAAGGCGCTCTATCTGATCGACGCGCTGCCGCTGACAACGACGGGCAAGATCTTCAAACCGGCCCTGCGCCGCATGGCGGTCGAGCGGGCGTTTTCGCAGCAGTTGACGGCGCTGCTGCCGGATGGCGCGTTGGAAAGCGTGACCTGTCTTGAGGAAAAGGGCGCGCGGCGGGTCGAGATCCGTCTGGCGGGCGATGCCGCGCCGGGCAGCGAAGCCACCGTTGCGCAGCACATGGCCGGATTTGCCGTGCCCTATGCGCTGGTCAGCGGCTGA
- a CDS encoding TAXI family TRAP transporter solute-binding subunit, with translation MKTVVFALSALLLALPAQQVSAQMVTVGTATPGSLFHSAGTAVAKIINDEAGIRAILQPFASANVYIPAISEGDIDFGVGTAHEVGVALEGREHFEGRPQEGLRALGVMFPLQFGMFVRADSDIQSIADLRGHTVPGGYSSQQIAATMMEAIYASVGMTEADVESVTVANTVGGADDFAAGRVDAFFFALGAAKVSEVDAAVGGVRVLPFGGTDEELAAIREFLPQAYFRQFDPRPGAPGITEPTTILAIDAIMFASASTSDDVVHDVTQAIYEHRDELIATFPAFRGFDPAMMARPLSPIEYHPGAVRFFNEVGIMPAAE, from the coding sequence ATGAAAACGGTAGTATTTGCGCTGTCGGCGCTGCTGCTCGCGCTTCCGGCGCAGCAGGTGTCTGCACAAATGGTGACGGTCGGGACCGCAACACCCGGCTCGCTGTTTCACTCGGCGGGCACGGCGGTTGCCAAGATCATCAACGACGAAGCGGGCATCCGGGCCATTCTGCAGCCCTTCGCCAGCGCCAATGTCTATATCCCCGCGATCAGCGAGGGCGACATCGACTTTGGCGTCGGCACCGCGCATGAAGTGGGCGTCGCGCTGGAGGGGCGCGAGCATTTCGAGGGCCGTCCGCAAGAAGGTCTGCGCGCCCTGGGGGTGATGTTCCCGTTGCAGTTCGGCATGTTCGTACGGGCCGATTCTGACATCCAGTCTATCGCCGATCTGCGCGGCCACACCGTGCCGGGCGGCTACAGCAGCCAGCAGATCGCCGCGACGATGATGGAGGCGATCTATGCCAGCGTCGGCATGACCGAGGCTGACGTGGAAAGCGTCACGGTTGCCAATACCGTCGGCGGGGCGGATGACTTTGCCGCCGGGCGGGTGGATGCGTTCTTCTTTGCCCTTGGTGCGGCCAAGGTCAGCGAAGTTGACGCGGCCGTGGGCGGTGTGCGCGTGCTGCCTTTCGGCGGCACGGACGAGGAACTGGCCGCGATCCGTGAATTCCTGCCGCAAGCCTATTTCCGCCAGTTCGACCCGCGCCCCGGCGCGCCCGGCATCACCGAGCCGACGACCATTCTGGCCATCGACGCGATCATGTTCGCCAGCGCCAGTACCTCGGACGATGTTGTGCATGATGTGACGCAGGCTATTTATGAACACCGGGACGAACTGATCGCCACCTTCCCGGCGTTCCGCGGCTTTGATCCGGCGATGATGGCGCGACCGCTTTCGCCCATCGAATACCATCCCGGCGCCGTCCGCTTCTTTAACGAAGTCGGCATCATGCCCGCAGCCGAGTGA
- a CDS encoding 2-hydroxychromene-2-carboxylate isomerase, translated as MGGSTISDQHPVEFYFDFISPFGFLASLRVDDLAAKYGRETTWTSMLLGVSVMKVMGLKAIPKTPLKGPYMRLDAQRYCRRHGIRFGRQLTDPPANPLAAGRTFHWLTEHDPTRAKPVAKAILAAYWLEGRAIGELDTVLDLAAGQGVDRAALAEAHASGAASALLNAGVEASLAKGVFGSPYFIVDGEPFFGLEKMELLEDWLREGGW; from the coding sequence GTGGGAGGTTCGACCATTTCTGACCAGCACCCGGTTGAGTTCTATTTTGACTTCATTTCACCGTTCGGCTTTCTGGCCAGTCTGCGGGTGGATGATCTGGCGGCGAAATATGGGCGCGAGACGACATGGACCTCGATGCTGCTGGGCGTCAGCGTGATGAAGGTCATGGGGTTGAAAGCCATTCCCAAGACACCGCTCAAAGGCCCCTATATGCGGCTGGATGCGCAGCGCTATTGCCGCCGTCATGGCATCCGGTTCGGGCGGCAACTGACGGATCCACCGGCCAACCCTCTGGCCGCCGGGCGGACGTTTCACTGGCTGACCGAGCACGACCCCACGCGCGCCAAGCCGGTCGCCAAGGCCATTCTGGCCGCGTACTGGCTGGAAGGCCGCGCGATTGGTGAGCTGGACACGGTGCTGGACCTTGCCGCCGGTCAGGGCGTCGACCGCGCCGCGCTGGCCGAGGCCCATGCAAGCGGCGCGGCCTCGGCGCTGCTCAACGCGGGGGTGGAAGCCTCGCTGGCCAAGGGCGTGTTCGGCTCGCCGTATTTCATCGTCGATGGTGAGCCGTTCTTCGGGCTGGAAAAGATGGAGCTGCTGGAAGACTGGCTGCGCGAAGGCGGCTGGTAG
- a CDS encoding SAM-dependent methyltransferase, whose translation MPGDDRLRLHPDDYDFAILHPAFRRLFGTTDLYNYGYWRRATGEPIATLPEAATRLVSLHIDTDPHRDTARSVLDVGCGLGACTALFAAGYPAATITGINYSARQIAYANDTYASAQIRFHQMDATALDFPDQSVDCIHAVEAAMHFRPRSAFFAEARRLLVPGGRLILTDVLADRPTSFIPSVNDERTPGDYARALQVAGLEPVEIRDIRADTILPFAGVMHRSAMHAYGREIEESLSAYLLVCAVNPG comes from the coding sequence ATGCCCGGCGACGACCGCCTGAGATTGCACCCCGACGATTACGATTTCGCAATCCTTCACCCGGCGTTTCGGCGCCTGTTCGGCACGACCGATCTGTACAATTACGGCTATTGGCGCCGCGCCACCGGTGAGCCGATCGCGACCCTGCCGGAAGCGGCGACTCGCCTTGTGTCGCTGCATATCGACACGGACCCCCACCGTGACACGGCCCGCAGCGTGCTGGACGTCGGCTGCGGGCTGGGGGCCTGCACGGCGCTGTTTGCCGCAGGCTATCCTGCGGCCACGATCACCGGCATCAATTATTCCGCGCGCCAGATCGCTTATGCCAACGACACCTACGCCAGCGCGCAGATCCGCTTTCACCAGATGGATGCCACCGCGCTGGACTTTCCCGATCAGAGCGTCGATTGCATCCATGCCGTCGAGGCCGCGATGCATTTCCGCCCGCGCAGCGCCTTCTTCGCCGAGGCGCGCCGGCTGCTTGTGCCGGGCGGGCGGCTGATCCTGACCGACGTTCTCGCCGACCGGCCCACCAGCTTCATTCCGTCGGTCAACGACGAAAGAACGCCCGGGGACTATGCCCGCGCGTTGCAGGTGGCGGGGCTTGAGCCCGTGGAGATCCGCGATATCCGGGCCGATACCATCCTGCCCTTCGCCGGGGTCATGCACCGCAGCGCCATGCATGCCTATGGCCGCGAGATCGAAGAATCCCTGTCTGCCTATCTGCTGGTGTGCGCGGTCAATCCCGGTTGA
- a CDS encoding class I adenylate-forming enzyme family protein produces the protein MALDDGTTHLTYHALDAATDRFARCLLGRGLRTGDRIGLALPKSTGQVVALLGALRAGIAVVPLDAAAAVPYVTDVIARTRPALILGDHPARHATPAVTWLPALADDAPESGLAAMGADQPVPAATEAIVLFTSGSTGRPKAVAHTHRTVLAGVQALRQAWGITASDRLLHILPMTHAHGLIIALMPLLIAGGRLDLRPRFDPADVVRRLPMATCFMGVPIHYAQLLDHPGFNAGAASGIRLFTSGSAPLPDDLRRSVEARTHKPLLERYGMTETLITTANAPDAFRPGSVGRVLPGADLRIRDLETGELVAPGGEGEVEVRGDFVFDGYQDDPSETALAFGPDGFFRTGDVGQLDAESFLTLSGRSKDVVIYAGLKIHPAEVEAALRQVEGVADACAFGIPHPRTGMSLLAAIVPKPGVALDPATVRLALVAALAPTKIPKRIHLVDALPRNAMGKLRRDVLRARFAAD, from the coding sequence GTGGCGCTCGACGATGGGACGACGCACCTGACCTACCATGCGCTGGATGCGGCCACCGACCGGTTCGCGCGATGCCTGCTTGGCCGGGGCCTGCGTACCGGGGACCGGATCGGGCTGGCCCTGCCCAAATCGACCGGGCAGGTGGTGGCGCTTCTGGGCGCGTTGCGGGCCGGGATAGCGGTCGTGCCCCTCGATGCCGCCGCCGCTGTCCCCTATGTCACCGACGTCATCGCCCGTACCCGCCCTGCGTTGATCCTGGGCGATCATCCCGCGCGGCACGCCACACCGGCGGTGACATGGCTGCCCGCGCTTGCCGATGACGCGCCAGAGTCGGGTCTGGCTGCGATGGGCGCGGACCAGCCCGTTCCAGCCGCGACCGAAGCCATCGTTCTGTTCACCTCGGGCAGCACCGGCAGGCCGAAGGCCGTCGCTCATACCCACCGCACCGTCCTTGCCGGGGTGCAGGCCCTGCGTCAGGCCTGGGGCATTACCGCGTCGGACCGTCTGCTGCACATTCTGCCGATGACCCACGCGCATGGCCTGATCATCGCGCTGATGCCGCTTCTGATAGCCGGTGGCCGTTTGGACCTGCGCCCGCGTTTCGATCCTGCCGATGTGGTCCGGCGTCTTCCCATGGCGACCTGTTTCATGGGGGTGCCAATCCATTACGCGCAGCTTCTGGACCATCCCGGTTTCAACGCCGGGGCCGCGTCAGGCATCCGGTTGTTCACCTCGGGCTCTGCCCCGTTGCCCGACGACCTGCGCCGTAGCGTCGAGGCGCGCACACACAAACCGTTGCTGGAACGCTACGGGATGACCGAAACACTGATTACCACGGCCAATGCCCCTGATGCCTTTCGTCCGGGTTCGGTGGGCCGGGTGCTGCCCGGAGCGGATCTGCGGATCCGCGATCTCGAAACCGGAGAGCTGGTGGCCCCCGGCGGCGAGGGCGAAGTCGAGGTCCGGGGGGATTTCGTCTTTGACGGCTATCAGGACGATCCGTCCGAGACCGCGCTGGCCTTCGGCCCCGACGGCTTTTTCCGCACCGGCGATGTCGGGCAGCTTGACGCCGAGAGCTTCCTCACCCTGTCCGGGCGGAGCAAGGATGTCGTTATCTATGCCGGTCTCAAGATCCATCCCGCCGAGGTCGAGGCGGCGCTGCGTCAGGTGGAAGGCGTCGCCGATGCCTGCGCCTTTGGCATTCCCCATCCCCGCACCGGCATGAGCCTGCTCGCCGCCATCGTGCCCAAGCCGGGGGTCGCGCTGGATCCCGCGACGGTGCGTCTGGCCCTTGTCGCGGCCCTTGCGCCAACGAAAATTCCCAAGCGCATTCATCTGGTGGACGCCCTGCCGCGCAACGCCATGGGCAAGCTGCGCCGCGACGTGCTCCGCGCGCGATTCGCGGCAGACTGA